In a single window of the Pseudohongiella acticola genome:
- a CDS encoding DMT family transporter, protein MPAGSITKAIVLLIIGNALAVGSDVFVKVMGEDVPIFQFIFLRSLLSLLILLPLYRRFDLVTPFAGLRVHAFRSLAGMAGIFCMVVALTSLPLATANAVFYVAPILVMLLAVVVFREKLTVLSVFAVFSGFAGIVVILRPVEFNWGALAALGGALALAVNAVMVRMLPAQHTTLHRLFMSYLLVLPVAAAFFVWEGLALEPRVLMGAIGSGVLILGYSITVLLAYRDVDANQVTSAEYTGLIWAVAIGWVWFAEVPDVWFVAGSLMIVVPLVWLGLDQRRRALRYRVPE, encoded by the coding sequence ATGCCTGCAGGAAGCATCACCAAAGCCATTGTTCTGTTGATTATTGGCAACGCGCTGGCAGTGGGGTCTGATGTCTTCGTCAAGGTCATGGGCGAAGACGTGCCGATTTTCCAGTTCATATTTCTGCGCAGCCTGCTGTCACTGCTGATATTGCTGCCGTTGTATCGCCGCTTTGATCTGGTCACGCCGTTTGCGGGTCTGCGTGTGCATGCCTTTCGTTCGCTGGCCGGTATGGCAGGCATTTTCTGTATGGTAGTGGCGTTGACGTCGTTGCCGCTGGCGACGGCCAATGCAGTGTTTTACGTGGCACCCATTCTGGTGATGCTGTTGGCGGTGGTGGTATTCCGGGAAAAACTGACAGTGCTCAGTGTGTTTGCGGTGTTCAGCGGATTCGCCGGCATTGTGGTGATCCTGCGTCCGGTGGAGTTCAACTGGGGTGCACTGGCGGCACTGGGCGGGGCGTTGGCATTGGCTGTCAATGCCGTCATGGTGCGGATGCTGCCGGCGCAGCACACCACATTGCATCGTCTGTTCATGAGTTATCTGCTGGTGCTGCCCGTAGCTGCCGCGTTTTTTGTCTGGGAAGGGCTGGCGCTGGAACCGCGCGTGTTGATGGGCGCCATTGGCTCGGGCGTACTGATTCTCGGATACAGCATCACGGTGTTGCTGGCATACCGGGATGTAGACGCCAACCAGGTGACCAGTGCGGAGTACACGGGGCTGATCTGGGCGGTGGCCATTGGCTGGGTGTGGTTTGCGGAGGTGCCGGATGTCTGGTTTGTGGCGGGCAGTCTGATGATTGTGGTGCCGCTGGTGTGGCTGGGGCTGGATCAGCGGCGGCGGGCGCTACGGTACCGGGTGCCGGAATAG